The Streptomyces aurantiacus genome includes a region encoding these proteins:
- a CDS encoding DUF3824 domain-containing protein, with product MAGSRGRWLSRNLSVASILQPKAVAQAVFHPAWIPPAVDPSVERLKRVRVVAGAVAAFGVYTFVEGRFDFREILENIVVAALVLLFITPLTVGVMLFVWRRTGRIRELRGSLFNSLKLLLLFIGMVVGTVLLWQLSIQLGAIWTVVLGLPAMWITGFLMYGAVQLSGNFFGSAAVHRALPALLATVTTWLMALPDLVTGDLHGLSFKLGVVFILGAPLTVTGIAALETHRLRRHHGIRLSAHPATLPQTRPYTPHNGFVPPQGNMYPPPGQPYAPPGQPYVPPGQPYAPPGQPYPPGNGVPHPPYVQGNPYGPPQQPQSPYRS from the coding sequence ATGGCTGGTTCGCGCGGAAGATGGCTCAGCCGCAACCTGTCGGTGGCGTCGATTCTGCAGCCCAAGGCCGTGGCCCAGGCGGTGTTCCACCCGGCGTGGATCCCGCCGGCGGTCGATCCGTCGGTGGAGCGCCTCAAGCGGGTGCGCGTCGTCGCCGGGGCCGTCGCGGCGTTCGGCGTGTACACGTTCGTGGAGGGCAGGTTCGACTTCAGGGAGATCCTGGAGAACATCGTTGTCGCGGCCCTCGTCCTGCTGTTCATCACACCTCTGACGGTGGGCGTGATGCTCTTCGTCTGGCGGCGCACCGGCAGGATCCGCGAGCTGCGAGGGTCCCTGTTCAACTCGCTCAAACTGCTGCTGCTCTTCATCGGCATGGTCGTCGGGACGGTGCTGCTGTGGCAGCTGTCGATCCAGCTCGGCGCCATCTGGACGGTGGTGCTCGGCCTGCCGGCGATGTGGATCACCGGCTTCCTGATGTACGGGGCCGTGCAGCTGTCCGGGAACTTCTTCGGTTCCGCCGCCGTGCACCGCGCCCTGCCGGCGCTGCTCGCCACGGTGACGACATGGCTGATGGCCCTTCCGGACCTGGTCACCGGTGATCTGCACGGGCTCAGCTTCAAGCTGGGGGTCGTCTTCATCCTGGGCGCCCCGCTGACGGTCACGGGCATCGCCGCCCTGGAGACGCACCGGCTCCGACGCCACCACGGGATCCGGCTGTCCGCGCATCCGGCGACGCTCCCGCAGACGCGGCCGTACACACCGCACAACGGGTTCGTGCCGCCCCAGGGGAACATGTACCCGCCGCCGGGCCAGCCGTACGCGCCTCCCGGTCAGCCGTACGTGCCGCCGGGGCAGCCCTACGCACCTCCGGGCC